A section of the Styela clava chromosome 9, kaStyClav1.hap1.2, whole genome shotgun sequence genome encodes:
- the LOC120330679 gene encoding testis-expressed protein 47-like has protein sequence MAAASLQENEPDSTVYESRTSFLNLLEEKQRALNKKALLHRFVYIARLAPELADKQELEVYYENLFNNLKHQHQGEDATGILLVYPSYVVHLIESSIEMVHGVIRDLQKMSSKGNALLVDPKILLISHDVPTRLYQQWTYRVLNITASGEGYEQGKQSVESLAVECVTTLLKFGVFILKSPKFNLKTSKENLHETVPDLLIPQDLIGFLLNQSELDTPSQFIRRYDQPVDITLDGELVWPIQESIAFKQLLTDTAILTAQT, from the exons ATGGCTGCCGCCTCTTTGCAAGAGAATGAACCTGACTCAACGGTTTATGAATCAAGAacttctttcttaaatttgttgGAAGAAAAACAAAGAGCTTTGAATAAGAAAGCTTTGCTGCACAG ATTTGTCTACATTGCGAGATTAGCACCTGAACTAGCTGACAAACAAGAATTGGAAGTTTATTATGAAAATCTGTTCAACAACTTAAAA CACCAGCACCAAGGTGAAGATGCCACTGGAATTCTACTTGTTTATCCAAGTTATGTTGTTCATCTGATCGAGTCATCCATAGAAATGGTCCACGGTGTCATCAGAGACCTTCAAAAAATGTCTTCGAAGGGGAACGCTCTTCTTGTTGACCCGAAAATCCTTCTAATAAGCCATGATGTACCGACAAG ACTATATCAGCAATGGACGTATCGTGTGCTCAATATCACAGCAAGTGGCGAGGGGTACGAACAAGGCAAACAAAGTGTGGAATCTCTCGCTGTTGAATGTGTCACCACCTTACTCAAATTCGGAGTCTTTATTTTGAAATCACCAAAGTTCAAT CTGAAAACTTCAAAAGAAAATCTTCACGAAACAGTACCAGACCTTCTGATTCCACAAGACTTGATTGGATTCCTTCTCAACCAGTCGGAACTGGATACACCCAGTCAATTCATCCGTAGATACGACCAGCCTGTTGATATAACACTAGATGGCGAACTTGTCTGGCCAATACAGGAATCAATCGCGTTCAAACAATTACTTACGGACACTGCGATTTTAACTGCGCAAACTTGA